In the genome of Streptomyces globosus, one region contains:
- a CDS encoding carbohydrate ABC transporter permease, with translation MTTVNPAPATPAGRKPIPPPTSATRKRPGRRNRDRAHGMLMSAPALGGLIAFVGVPFVYAVVLSFHNVRLGSPLPPRFFGIEQYRRLFADPDMSGPFLRALLNNLTFAAVVVPAQTGLALALAILLNRKLKAIGVFRSLFFMPVVFPMALVAVIWRLILARSGDGLLNSALDAVSFGNWGAFDWLGNGLTAMASIIVLSIWQGVGFQMVILLAGLQQIPGELYEAAQLDRASRWQQFCHVTLPGIRGTLVFVAMLTSVLSFRVFDQVYVLVKGGGLDEDATRTVMYQAVTTAFDQNNIGQASAITVVFFLIVVALTLIQRRVVRTGNED, from the coding sequence GTGACCACCGTGAACCCCGCACCCGCCACGCCTGCAGGCAGGAAGCCGATCCCGCCCCCGACCTCCGCCACGCGCAAACGGCCCGGGCGCAGGAACCGCGACCGGGCGCACGGAATGCTGATGTCCGCGCCGGCCCTCGGCGGACTGATCGCCTTCGTCGGCGTGCCGTTCGTCTACGCGGTCGTTCTCTCCTTCCACAACGTCCGCCTGGGCTCGCCGCTGCCGCCCCGGTTCTTCGGCATCGAGCAGTACCGGCGCCTTTTCGCCGACCCCGACATGTCCGGTCCCTTCCTGCGGGCTCTGCTGAACAACCTGACCTTCGCCGCGGTCGTGGTCCCCGCGCAGACCGGTCTCGCGCTGGCGCTGGCGATCCTGCTCAACCGCAAGCTCAAGGCCATCGGCGTCTTCCGGTCGCTGTTCTTCATGCCGGTCGTCTTCCCCATGGCCCTGGTCGCCGTCATCTGGCGGCTGATCCTCGCCCGCAGCGGTGACGGGCTGCTCAACTCCGCGCTTGACGCGGTGAGTTTCGGCAACTGGGGGGCGTTCGACTGGCTCGGCAACGGTCTGACCGCCATGGCCTCGATCATCGTGCTGTCCATCTGGCAGGGCGTCGGCTTCCAGATGGTCATCCTCCTCGCAGGACTCCAGCAGATCCCCGGCGAGCTCTACGAGGCCGCCCAGCTCGACCGGGCCTCCCGCTGGCAGCAGTTCTGCCACGTCACCCTGCCCGGCATCCGCGGCACCCTCGTCTTCGTCGCCATGCTCACCTCGGTGCTGTCCTTCCGCGTCTTCGACCAGGTCTACGTCCTCGTCAAGGGCGGCGGACTCGACGAGGACGCCACCCGCACCGTGATGTACCAGGCCGTCACCACCGCCTTCGACCAGAACAACATCGGCCAGGCGTCCGCGATCACCGTCGTCTTCTTCCTGATCGTCGTCGCCCTGACCCTGATCCAGCGCCGCGTCGTCCGTACCGGCAACGAGGACTGA
- a CDS encoding ABC transporter substrate-binding protein encodes MNTPSRRSRRTACTALALTLPLAALAACGGGGGTEASAEQGSGAGTITVWAHQGQASESAALQNAVASFNSSQKKVQVKLTLIPDTDYTKTITATDASKLPDVMEFDGPTMANFAYNKKLVAIDDYVSVKTTANATDAVKAQGEINGKHYGLGMYDSGLGIYGNKKLLDAAGVTYPAGLSDAWTAAEFTDAVKKLAAKDSDGKSLDLQESGGYANEWGTYGFAPIVWSAGGALLKNGKAEGALDTPAVASALETLQGWKTYTDPNTDGNAFAKGRVALSWVGHWMYPAYSKALGDDLVVLPLPDFGNGPKTGQGSWQWGISANTKNGKAAGAFLDSLLDDTNVTAMTAANGAPPGTRSVLAKSDLYKQGGPLQLYADQLAKPCGDSRIDTSCVAVTRPVTAGYPAVTAKFSQALADVYGGADPKTALAKAARAIDQDFSDNDGYKLP; translated from the coding sequence ATGAACACCCCGAGCAGGAGATCCCGCCGGACAGCCTGTACTGCTCTGGCCCTCACCCTTCCCCTGGCCGCGCTGGCCGCCTGCGGAGGCGGTGGCGGAACCGAGGCCTCCGCTGAGCAGGGCAGCGGCGCCGGCACCATCACCGTCTGGGCCCACCAGGGCCAGGCCAGTGAGTCGGCCGCCCTGCAGAACGCGGTGGCGTCGTTCAACTCCTCGCAGAAGAAGGTCCAGGTCAAGCTGACCCTGATCCCCGACACCGACTACACCAAGACCATCACCGCCACCGACGCCTCGAAGCTGCCGGACGTGATGGAGTTCGACGGCCCGACCATGGCGAACTTCGCATACAACAAGAAGCTCGTCGCGATCGACGACTATGTCTCCGTCAAGACCACGGCCAACGCCACCGACGCCGTCAAGGCCCAGGGCGAGATCAACGGCAAGCACTACGGCCTGGGCATGTACGACTCCGGGCTCGGCATCTACGGCAACAAGAAGCTGCTGGACGCCGCCGGCGTCACGTATCCCGCCGGGCTCTCCGACGCCTGGACCGCCGCCGAGTTCACCGACGCCGTCAAGAAGCTCGCTGCCAAGGACTCCGACGGCAAGAGCCTGGACCTCCAGGAGAGCGGCGGCTACGCCAACGAATGGGGCACCTATGGCTTCGCCCCGATCGTCTGGTCGGCCGGCGGTGCGCTCCTGAAGAACGGCAAGGCGGAGGGCGCCCTGGACACCCCGGCGGTCGCCTCCGCGCTGGAGACCCTCCAGGGCTGGAAGACGTACACGGACCCCAACACCGACGGCAACGCATTCGCCAAGGGCCGCGTCGCCCTGAGCTGGGTCGGCCACTGGATGTACCCCGCCTACAGCAAGGCCCTCGGTGACGACCTCGTCGTCCTGCCGCTGCCCGACTTCGGCAACGGCCCCAAGACCGGCCAGGGCTCCTGGCAGTGGGGCATCAGCGCCAACACCAAGAACGGCAAGGCGGCCGGAGCCTTCCTCGACTCCCTCCTCGACGACACCAACGTCACCGCGATGACCGCGGCCAACGGCGCCCCTCCCGGCACCAGGTCCGTGCTCGCCAAGAGCGACCTGTACAAGCAGGGCGGCCCGCTCCAGCTCTACGCCGACCAGCTCGCCAAGCCCTGCGGCGACTCCCGGATCGACACGTCCTGTGTCGCGGTGACCCGCCCGGTCACCGCCGGATACCCCGCGGTCACCGCCAAGTTCAGCCAGGCGCTGGCCGACGTCTACGGCGGGGCCGACCCGAAGACCGCCCTGGCCAAGGCCGCCCGCGCCATCGACCAGGACTTCTCGGACAACGACGGCTACAAGCTGCCGTAG